One segment of Setaria viridis chromosome 4, Setaria_viridis_v4.0, whole genome shotgun sequence DNA contains the following:
- the LOC117854212 gene encoding uncharacterized protein: MLSRSPATASLLLRSLLRQPRGFSSSAAAAPAAAKEGSDGKLVASVLFERLPVVIPKIHPVVYAFQEFSFRWRQQYRRQYPDDVLGKADARGKGDYQIDYVPAPRITEADKTNDRKSLQRALDNKLYLLLYGNAYGAPDGKPVWHFPEKVFENEETMRLCAESALKSVLGGLDNTYFVGNAPMAHMAVEQTDSNVSSFKRFFFKSQVVGTTKYHIGKCKDYAWVTKDELLEYFPENKDFFNKMIIHIR; the protein is encoded by the exons ATGCTGTCCcgatcgccggcgacggcgagccttCTGCTCCGGTCGTTGCTCCGTCAGCCGCGAGGCTTCAGCTCCTCCGCGgccgctgcgccggcggcggcgaaggaagGGAGCGACGGCAAGCTCGTGGCGTCGGTGCTGTTCGAGCGCCTCCCCGTCGTCATCCCCAAGATCCACCCCGTCGTCTACGCCTTCCAAGAATTCTC GTTTCGGTGGAGGCAGCAGTACAGACGGCAGTACCCCGACGACGTCCTGGGCAAGGCCGACGCAAG GGGTAAGGGTGATTATCAGATTGATTATGTGCCTGCTCCAAGAATCACAGAGGCTGACAAAACAAACGACCGGAA GTCTTTACAACGAGCTCTTGATAATAAACTTTATCTCCTCCTGTATGGCAACGCTTATGGGGCTCCTGATGGAAAGCCTGTCTGGCATTTTCCAGAAAAAGTATTTGAAAATGAAGAAACTATGCGATTG TGTGCTGAGTCTGCATTAAAATCTGTTCTTGGGGGACTTGACAATACATACTTTGTTGGCAATGCTCCAATGGCTCATATGGCGGTTGAACAAACAGATTCAAATGTTTCATCATTCAAG CGTTTCTTTTTCAAGTCGCAAGTGGTCGGCACAACGAAATACCATATTGGAAAGTGCAAGGACTATGCGTGGGTAACCAAGGATGAGCTGCTGGAGTATTTTCCCGAGAACAAGGATTTCTTCAACAAGATGATCATCCACATAAGATAG